GTATGATCTCTTTGAAGCAGCTCTAGCACACAGGGAGATCCGTCATCAGCCTTTCTAGGCTGTTACCCTCTGTAAGATCACAATATACCAGGTATTCAAAAGGTCAATATGAAGATGATATTCTTGCGCTGGTCTCAGAACCAACAAATACACTCTCATctctttttaaattaatttataaATTCTCCTCATATTCAGGATATAAGGTAAACTGATGCAAATCTGAAACACTTCCATCTTCATCCTTTTACCCACAATGAATTTTCAAACCGGGCCAAAGAACGTCTTCAGATATCTTATCTGAATGTTCCCTCCTCACTCGTCGGATCTAGTGAAAGTAGAACTAGACCCCCCTAAggtttcaaacaaacaaacagatattGAACCTTGGTCAGCAGAGAATCCCTCGTGGGTGAGAGCTATCATTACTTCTCCACTATACCGTATATATCGGAGGAACCCCTCAACACTTTACCATCTAGCAGCCCAGTCGCAGGTTGATGAGCCAGAGGTCATGTTGGGATGTAAACTAAAGTCAGGGAGTGTAGGGCTGGGTCTGCATCCCAGCCTCTACATGGAACACTTCATTAGGCCAGCTGGCGCCTGAGAACCTTCCTCTTCTAGACCGCTCCATGGAGGGGAGAGTAGAACCTAtttacatatgaacacacagcgAGAAGGACGTTTCCAGCTCATGAATCCATTATATCCAGTGTTTAATACGACTATACTTTTATTGTATCTCTACAatgtaacaaaaaaacatttgaatctaAAATtatctagaagagtccagcagcaggcagcagaCCCCCCTGGGctcagctgtgtctccttgtaGAGCGACTGGTCGATGGAACAACCTGCTAGGTTTGGAGtcggaaatcagtctattgagccAAGGTAAGGATCTGTCAGATTATTAAATACATCAGCCAGACATACTAGAGTACTGAGTCAtagatggttgttgttgtttatctaGAAGAGAACGGCTTTTGTTTATTTACGGCTTTAAAAAACGTAGGATTCagccaggggtggactgggacaaaaaatcggCCCTGGCAGTGTGGACCAGCCCGGTCCACCGCATTCGATAACGCACACCTTGGTATTTTGGTCCCTTGAAAGTCTATCCCAACTGTGCAAATCTTTAGAATCGCTTACTTTAAGCCATGAGTTAACGGGAATCACTTGAGAGTGGTGGTGGGAGAGAACTTTACGAAGGGCCCTGGGGCAGAAATGGGTCAaggccccctccaccccccaacacacacacacacacacacacacacacacacacacacacacacacacacacacacacacacacacacacacacacacacacacacacacacacacacacacgcacgcacaggcacccacacacaaacacgcacacacatttcctgTCTGCGGCCTATGGCAGTGAGAAGACTAGAGTGCAACACTGTAGGCCTAAATTAAACTCATAATCAGCATTCTTTCTGAAAAAAACAGATTAGAAGGCCTGGCTGGGGCATAATATGATAAATAAagttttattttatctattttagattatttattttccttttataaTCTATACTCTAgtcaatatattttttgttcaaAATGTTGGTTGTTTGAGTTTGAGGAAAAGTAAAAATGCCATTTTGAAACCTAACATGCATACAGGCCTAACATTAACTATTCATTGTGATTTTATTGAAAAGGCATTTGTCGCGCCTTGCGCCTTGCGAACCAGATTTAGCGTAACCGAGCTGCATTGAACCGTACCGCACCGTTCGGTGGAACGAGGCATAAGTAGACCCTCCCTTTAGTGAATGTGGATGTTAAGACCGTCTAGTCTAGGGGTTAGAGGGCGAACATAAAGCTAACTCAAATAGTACAGACACAGGATTTCACAAGTAAACAAAGGGTTTATTGCAACAACAAACCTATCCCGTCTgaaaaaggtcaggtttttaccATCAGGGTGTTCCTGGACCAAATAAGAACTTAACAAAATTATCTAACAGCTCAAACGAAATACAGGTAAGCCTGGGAAGCCTTTTATTTAGCTGTTAGTCGGCCCCAGTgatgccagtaacgcgttacttagtaacgcgttactggcctCGGACCACTTTTTCAGTCACGAGTAATCCAAACCAGTAATCAGATTAAAGTTACTCATCAAAGTCACTTTgcgttactattttttttttcatttttccttagtaaacatatatatttttgcttTCTTCTTGCCTATCGGACGGTGGTGAGTGAAGACCATTATCACTGTGTCACGTGTCAAGCATTCGACAACTCACGGCGACAACTCACGTGTACGCACTACGCAGCGACTCAAACGCAAAACAAcaatggagggaggagagaccatGGGAGAGAGATGCGCGTTTTGTAGCTGGAAATACCGTCtcttcaatatgtccagaactcagctgcgcGCCTCCTCACTGGcacccgctccagagaacacatcacacctgtcctccgtgaactccattggcttccaattaaacacagaatcatctacaaaatcttactcatcacctacaaggccctcaacagcctaggcccccccctaccttgccgacctcctccatcgcaacgccccctcccgattcctcaggtccaattctgccaacctgctacaagttccacggactgagcgacagacttggggtgatcgggccttctcagttgctgcccccaccctttggaattcactcccctcccacatcaaagtctctccaaccctctcttctttcaaatctgccctcaaaacataccttttcacactagccttccccacctaactcccaccttattcttcatgtttaacctctgtttttcttttattcctagtctgtcttacatagttttgatagggcaatatgtaaagcgtcttagagtgccatattaagcgctatataaattgtatttattattattattatttttacttgtCAATCAAGGTGGGGGGCGAATCACCAGGTCaactgggggaggggcttgggagAACAGCAGGGTGGAGGGCTTGCAAGTTGAAGGGACCGGGTTCAGGGGTGGGTGTTGCCCGGATAACTGGTGGTTGTGGATTTTTGCTGTTGGTTACGGGTTACAGTGGCCAGGTTTGTAGCAATAACGTTCGTACAAGAACTTATGACTGGACAttgttatgtcaccggcgagtggttacattggtgtcagaagtgggggaccataggcaggctaggggaactcctATTGATGTCAGAAAGGTCCCATTGCATTTTCATgcaatgggacctttaataataAAATGGCAGTGGCACATGGCTGACTTTGTGGAAGAGGACCCGCCCCCTATGTAGACATAAAAGGCTCATTCTAAGGTAACGACAACACAAATCTTAttttcaaaagaaaaacaatatgttgtgtttgtgtaggaCTACAGGTCTCCGGTCTactatggaggaggagagagaggagggggatcctacttctaagaccactctgtctgagGAACATGGCGGCCAGAGCAatgctaagaggtaagaagaggatctctcactgtctgtgactgttgtccatctcatgAAGTCATACAGGTAATGTTCaagtgtctgtctgcgtgtgtgtcagtgtgtgtgtttgtgtgcgtgtcagtgtgtgaatgtgtgtgtgattgtgtgtgtgtttgtgtgtgtgtgtgaatgttttgtgtgtgtctgtgtgtgtgtgggtgtgtatgtccgtgtgtgcatgcgttcgtCTAATCGATCAAGAATTAATAAAATCCAGGAGGAAAACTACTAGTcagggggtggagggctgggtCTGCAGCCCAGCCTCTACATGGAACACTTCCTTAGGCCAGCTGGCCGCCTGAGAacctgtcgtggcaatttctccaGAGATATTGCGTTTAGGACAGATGAGATTTAtaaatgcaaaaagcacacaatagttGTAGACAATTAACCTATtttaatgtatgcatacattagACACCTCTCTAGCAGAGTGAGTCCAGAATAAAGTTAGACAGAGCTATTTAAACAGTTTCACATCCTCCCCACAGTGGAGATGTCAATAATCAAAACAGGTAATGTTTCCCCAAGACACAGAGTTGCCTGTATTCTCATCAAGCAGAAGAATGCATAAGTGAGCGGTTACCCAAGCACAACGGTTAATAAAGATAACACTGAGGAAGTCAGGGTGGCTAGAAAATACAAGGAGCAGGAAAGCTTTAGATGATTAAAAGGAGACAACATATGGATTTTCCCATCACAAACCTTCCTCTTCTAGACCGCTCATTGGAGGGGAGAGTAGTACCTATTTACAGATTAACACACAGCTAGAATGACGTCTCCAGCTCATGAATCCATTATATCTAGTGTTTAACTTTAAAATACGACTTTATGCCCTAAACTACTTTTATTGTATCTCTACAATGTAATAACTTGAAaagcaataaaacatttgaatctAAAAATATCCAGAAGAATCCAACAGCAGacagcagactcccctggacccagttGTGTCATTTTGAAGAGCGGCTGGTCTATGGAAAATTCTGCTAGGTCTGGAGACGGAAATCATTCTACTGAGCCAAGGTAAGAATCTATCAGATCATTAAATACATCAGTCAAACATCCAAGAGTCCTGATCACAGATGGTTGTTGTTTATCTAGAAGAGAACGCCTTAAATTATTTACAACTTTTAAAAACATTGGAATCAGCCCAACATTTATTAACCCAGTGGCTCACAAACTGTGTGATCTCTTCTCCTTTGACATGAAGAAGATCTTAAACAAGGAGATCCGTTATCAGCCTGTCCTGTTAAGATCGCTGGCTGTAGCTATCCTTAAGGATCACAATGTACCAGGTTTTAGATGAGCGATACAACACGAGGGAATGTTATTGCAGATGTTCTTCTTCTGCTAGAACCCTCCCGTACACTCTAATCTCATCTTTAATTCTCCTAATTTTCAGGTTACAAAGTAAACTGTCCAAATCTGAGGCATTCCATTGCCATCCTTTTACCCAAAATCTCTTTTCAAACCGGGCCAAAGAATGGCTTCAGATATCTTGCCTTAATGTTCCCTCCTCACCCGTCAGATCTAGTGAAAGTAGAACTAGACCCTCTGAAGGAagagtttcaaacagacaaacagacctGGAACTGTGGTCACCAGGACATCCCTTGTGGGGGAAAGCTAACATTTTTAATAACCCTCAGAGAAAGGGTTCTAGAAAAACAACCTGTCTTTCAAAAAGGATGGAGAAAAAGGTTAAAGAGCTCGAAAAAGGCAAGTAACTTATTCAAAGTAAAAACTGAGACCTGTTTTAAAGCAGACGTTCTGCTCACCAAGTAGGCCAGCTGAGGCCACAGTGTACAattatttaaaacaacacatatgGACCTGGACACAAAGCATCCAAAATACTAGACATtactatttaactattgaaGTTCTAATAATCTAGcatgactggctgactgactgactgatttgGAGATGACTCTGAACAACTCTGATCTAGTTTAATACTCTAGATCAGGTAGACTGGAGCAGTCCGAGCTGGATAGAGCAGGTTGTTAGACACCCTGATTGTTGAGGTTCCACCAGAACGTTGGTACATAGGCTCACATGTTCTTGTGTACTACAGTTCAAATGTTCTGGAAGGCTGTTTCTACCCTACACAGCTTTCAATATGACAACTCTATGATCTATAGCGCTCTTATTGAATCCTTATAATGTAATAACTTACTTTGGCCACcagcttttctttctttctttctttcatctttCGTTTTCATATTTTCCATAGTTGTAACAAGATCAAATGTCTTggtatattttatgttttatgcaTTGACTATTGTTTCATgccagtgggtgtgtgttttgagagaTCATTTTGGTTGAGGATGCCAATCACACTCTCTGATTATTTATGTTGgttgaaaaacaataaaacatttcCTTCCCAGTAACAAAAgatctagaagagtccagcagcagacagCAGAGCCCCGTGGAACCAGCTGTATCTCCATGAGGAGTAACAGCTCTACTATACAACCTGTTAGGTTTGGAGATGGCAATGAGTCTACTGAGCCAAGGTAAGGATCCGTCAGATTATTCAATACATCAGACAAACGTCTATGAGTCCTGAATCACAGATGGTTGATGTTGTTTATCTAGAAGAGAAAGGCTTCATTTATTTACAGCTTTAAAAAACATTGGATTCAGCCCAACATTCATTAACCCAGTGTCTCACAAACGGTATGATCTCTTCTCCTTTTCCTGAAGAAGTTCTTAAACAAGGAGATCCGTTATCAGCCATTCTTGTTAAGATAGCTGGCTGTAGATCACAATGTAGCAGGTATTCAAGTGAGCGATACGGTTAAACCCTACACTACCTCCATTCACATGCAGGGTTCTGGTTAAACCCTAAACTACCTCCATTCACAGGCAGGGTTCTAGGAAAACTACCAATCATTCAGAAAGCATAGAAAAAAATAGGTATAACAATGCTAAGGAACTTATTTGAAGGGCGAACATTAAAATAATTCACCTGCTTAGCAAACATTTCACCTGCCCTTCATTTCACTTTGGAAATCCCTCCAAGACTTGTTTTAATGCAGACGTTGTGCTCACTCAGTAGGCCAGCTGAGGCCACAGTGTTCCACTATTTAAACCAACACATATGGACCTGGACACAAAGCATCCAAATACTAGACAGTACTATTAAACTATTTCGGTTCTCAGGTGGTCATGTTGGGATGTAAACTAAAGTCAGGGAATGGAGGGCTGGGTCTGTAGCCCAGCCTCTACATGGAACACTTCCTTAGCCAGCTGGCCGCCTGAGAACCTTCCTCTTCTAGACCGCTCCATGGAGGGGAGAGTAGAACCTATTTACATATGACCAAACTGAGCTCCTTTGGTGGGAATTTCCGGGCCCACGTCAATCACAATTGTCTAAACTAACCAAACTGGGTAGCATAAAGAGTCATCGGAACTTATAACAATTGCCGTCATATATTTAGGTAATAACGGTCCAATAACATACAAACAATCATacaacaaataataaaacataacaaacaAAGATCCAATGGATGGGAAATCAGCCTGCGTCCCTCCAGAGAGGTCCGCAAGCTGAAGTCCCCCGCATTGTCTAATGCGAGGACTTCTTATACCATGGCACAGGTCTCAGAAATGTTGTTTCCCCTTCATCATGTAAGATCTATCTCCTATTCCTTGCATTGTATAGCAACTCTACTTGTCCCTAGTGTTATCTAACATTAACCTTTGTGCCTGGGGTATACCGGCCACGAGGGAGCAGAGATCCCCTTATGGAAACTCTGTCCTTAAGTAAACATTCTTTGATTTGATCATTGACAATTGTATTGTGGGGTCTAATAGTGGTGACTTCTCAGTTGGCTTCTTCACTTGACCACCCCAAGGGTGTCAGTGAAAAGGCAAAATCAACAAACGGCATTTACagaaacagaatgtgaaaaCACAATTTTCCCATTACACTCCCATAAGTGGCTGCCTGAGCTCCCATGAAGGCAGCAAAATCATCCATCTGTGGGGGCTCTAATACAGGATGTTTTACTCCAAAGTATTTTAATCTCCCggtaaaaaagtaaaagtaaaatgtatttaaaaagaaaaggcaacTATTTTAACATAATGGCTGCACTTCACCGCCAAGCCACCAATTGATGCCAACAAGTACCTAAGTacccaaaataaaacattttctgatttgtgtgtgcgtgtgttggaaTCGGAACACGTAGTCATTAGCAGTgaagtctcccccccccctctctctctctctcgctctctcaagcTCTGCGCACGCACCGGGTaggctattatttatttacctcTGCCCCCAACATTTTTGAGACTCCCACAAAGCTCAGATTATAACTCGAACACTGGCTAGAAGGATGTTTAGCTACTCTTTATTCTATATGACTCATACTGGATCCAAATTATGTAATATCTTACTCAGGCcaccagatttttttttctattatctatctttctttctgtctttctttatttgttGTATTGTCTGTTGTTCTAACAAGATCAAATGTTGTATTATCTTTACTGCATTTATTATTGACCATTGTTTTATGGCATTTGGTAGGTGCGTACATATGAGGCATGTGTGCCTTTGAGAGTTCACTTTGGTTGATGATGTCAATCACACTGATGTCCTGTGATTATTTATGTCTGTTGAAAAGCATTTGAATAACAGAAAAAAATGATCTAGAATAGTCCTGCAGAATCAGACTCCCCTgaacccagctgtgtctccatggagaGTGATCACTCTATGGAACCTTCAATCTCTGTTGATGAGGTTTTGTCTCTCCAGGCGACACATCCAACAATCTGAGCAGATCTCCAACTGTCTGTgaatgttgtccatctcagaatTCATCAGTGATACAGCATGAcaccatcattagtctgagtaaaagctgtgtgtgtgtagactggctattgccagaccaagctcaatcgtagattgcacgttggtctggggaagcagctgtcattttcttcagcacaggaggcgtgatcaatgggcctagttcaaatgactctgtacgcaattggctgcttgccgtcgtcattgtgttaaaccagctaaTAGCGCACCAGGGGGGAAAGCccgcttggtgattggctccaaaaacgtatcggaagccgaaataaatgtattgctcttctccagaccatTCTGCAGGGCAACTCAagtcgccggcagaatgggtggggctacccagtctagttgtcacggttagcgggtggcaggcaggcaggtaggacccaatagcagacagttcgggtaaaaggataatttattaactcaaaaggcaaggaacaccgctgacgcgggtaacacagggaacacagggaaaactggtaacacacaggacacaactcaccacaaactaaaatgatccgacaagggacaaaggaaagacaagggcttaaataccaaacacacacagggcacgcaacgagtagcagctgaaacacattcggggagggagcagtaatcacacaggagggaaactttaccggacatggggagaaacaagacagagatactaaagtaaaacaggaaacacaccaaaacaagacaaggaaacagacagaccatgacactagtgtgtgtgtgttatgttgcagccgagagcagcaggagagagcagaccccCCCCGGACCCCGAAGAGTGACCAGTCTATGACGCAACCCCTTCTATTTAAAGAACAAAATCTTTCTATTGATCAAAGGTCAGGGTCTGTCAGATTTTAAAATACATCAGCCAAACATCCAAGAGTCCTAATTAACAAATGGTTGTTGTTTGTCTAAAAGAgtgcagcaggagagagcagactcccctggacccagctgtgtctccatgaagagtgacttgTGTATGAATGAACCTCCTGACCTTAAAGATGGACACCCCTCCatagaggagaggtaggagtttcaaacagatgatgaaaacagaccagttgGTTTTTCTCAGACTCTACTGATCAGACCAGGCGTAACAAGTCAGGGGAAACAAAAAAGTAGAGGATATTCAATCTCTGTTGATTCAGTGTCGTCCCTCCAGGCTTCACGTCCAATAATCATCGCGGTGATCATAGTGATGTTAATTCTCTTTGTGTGACTGTTTTATTTTCGATGCAGACAACACCAGGGGAGGTCGAAGGTTCCCAGTGGTCCGTCTGTacagcagcaacacacagaGTGGAAGGTCTGTTAATGTACAAGACTGAGGTCAGTTATGAATGCAATGTGAACAACATCTCTCCTGGAGTTAACagtctccaggcttccctcttcAGACCATTAggacgtgaatccaggacagaCGGTTCTGATGTCCACAGttagttcagagtaaagttctcatcagtgtttgttctgttccagcgGATcaaggagaacgcacacgcttttctagacaaggaggtggagaagctcGGGAGCGTTCTCTTCCTAGATGACCCACAATGCTCTgagagccagagggaggagaaggaggtagatggtgaggaggaggagcagaggaggcacgccatagagggagtgctTGACATCACACTGCTCTGCATGAAGCAGTTGAagcaggaggagctggccgACACACTGAGGAGCAGTAAGATACTGTTTTGACATCAGAATTCGAAGATACTCTCATTTTGAAAACAGATTTAGATATATGTTCATTCTTTTCAAACAGGGCACTAGGAGTAAGAAAAAACAGCATTACTAATTTGAgtacattcttcttttgttttctaatttagAAAGTGTTGCTGCTGAGTGCCAACGTAAAATCAAGTCTCATCTGAAGAAGAagacccagtgtgtgtttgagggaattgctAATGCAGGAGAGTCAAGACCTCTGAATgagatctacacagagctctacatcacagagaggggcattggagaggtcaacaaggaacatgaggtcagactgattgaaacagcttccaggaaaccagccaggcaggaaacaccaatcagatgtgaagacatctttaaacccttatcTGAAAaagataaaccaatcagaacaataatgacaactggagtggccggcattggtaaaaccatcttaacacacaagttcactctggactgggctgaaggcaaaaccaaccaggagatacacttcacatttcccATCACATTCAGAGAACTGAATTTAGTGAGAGATAAAAAGTTGAGCTtagtggaacttcttcatcacttcttcaTTGAAACCCAAATAGCAAGAATCTCCAGATACGgccggttccaagttgtcttcatcttggatggtctggatgagtgtcgacttcctctggacttccagaacaacccgatctggactgatgtcacagagtccacctcggtggatgtgctgctgacaaacctcatcatgggcaacctgcttccctccgctcgcatctggataaccacacgccctgcggccgccaatcagatccctgctgagtgtgttgacatggtgacagaggtgagagggttcaccgacccacaaaaggaggagtacttcaggaagagattcagagaccAGGAGCTGGCCAGCAAAATCATCTCCCACATCAAGACATCAAGAAGCCTCCACAttatgtgtcacatcccagtcttctgttggatcactgctacagttctggagggcTTCTTCAAAACATCACAGGGTGAAGAAGAGATGGCCAAGACCATGACTCAgttgtacagccacttcctgaggattcagtccatacagggagACATGAAGTatcatgggagagctgaaacagatcTACAATGGAGTTCAGaaagcagggagatcattgtttgtctgggaaaactggcttttaaccagctggagaaaggcaacctgatcttctacgaggcagacctggtaGAGTGTGACattgatatcagagcagcctcagtgtactcaggagtattcacccagatctttaaagaggattgtgggctgtaccaggacaaggtgttctgctttgtccatctaagcatccaggagtttctggctgccctttatgtcctTCTGTCCTTCATCGACACTggggtcaatctgctctcaaaAGAACAACCAACCTCCAGGGAAGATGAATTTATaatctaccagagtgctgtgggcatggccttacagagtgagaacggacacctggacttatTCCTCCGGTTCCtactgggcctctctctggagaccaatcagaatctTCTACGAGGCCTGCTGGGACAGACAGTAAGTAGCTCGCAGACGAATCAGagaacagtgtcttacatcaaggagaggataagtggagatctctctccagagcgaagcatcaatctgttctactgtttgaatgagctgaacgaccattctctagtggaggagatccaacagtacctgacatcaggaagtctctctgGAGAatccctctcccctgctcagtggtcagctctggtcttcatcttactgacatcagaaga
Above is a window of Gadus morhua chromosome 15, gadMor3.0, whole genome shotgun sequence DNA encoding:
- the LOC115560351 gene encoding NACHT, LRR and PYD domains-containing protein 3-like translates to MKSDLCMNEPPDLKDGHPSIEERQHQGRSKVPSGPSVQQQHTEWKFRVKFSSVFVLFQRIKENAHAFLDKEVEKLGSVLFLDDPQCSESQREEKEVDGEEEEQRRHAIEGVLDITLLCMKQLKQEELADTLRSKSVAAECQRKIKSHLKKKTQCVFEGIANAGESRPLNEIYTELYITERGIGEVNKEHEVRLIETASRKPARQETPIRCEDIFKPLSEKDKPIRTIMTTGVAGIGKTILTHKFTLDWAEGKTNQEIHFTFPITFRELNLVRDKKLSLVELLHHFFIETQIARISRYGRFQVVFILDGLDECRLPLDFQNNPIWTDVTESTSVDVLLTNLIMGNLLPSARIWITTRPAAANQIPAECVDMVTEVRGFTDPQKEEYFRKRFRDQELASKIISHIKTSRSLHIMCHIPVFCWITATVLEGFFKTSQGEEEMAKTMTQLYSHFLRIQSIQGDMKYHGRAETDLQWSSESREIIVCLGKLAFNQLEKGNLIFYEADLVECDIDIRAASVYSGVFTQIFKEDCGLYQDKVFCFVHLSIQEFLAALYVLLSFIDTGVNLLSKEQPTSREDEFIIYQSAVGMALQSENGHLDLFLRFLLGLSLETNQNLLRGLLGQTVSSSQTNQRTVSYIKERISGDLSPERSINLFYCLNELNDHSLVEEIQQYLTSGSLSGESLSPAQWSALVFILLTSEEELEVFDLTKYSASEEGLLRLLPLAKASKTYLLSGCHLSERCCEALASVLSSNSSSLRVLDLSTNDLHDSGVELLSAGLKSPHCTLETLRLNGCHLSERCCEALASVLSSNFSSLRELDLSTNDLQDSGVKLLSAGLGSPYCTLETLRLSGCQVTQEGCFSLATALSSNPAHLRELDLSYNHPGDSGGALLSALLDNPRWRLDTLSLEHGGVWRMKPALKKYACELTLDPNTVHRRLSLSEDNRNVTVVKENQLYPQQQERFDLWLQVLCREGLTGRCYWEVEREGGVNVGVTYREIQRRGNGVDSRLGGNNKSWGLRCYDCHYCALHNNIKTGIRLPSPGSDRVGVYLDRPAGTLSFYRVSPGEGGSSDTLTHIHTFQSTFTEEDLLPGFGVWDEDCSVSLSQMY